The window GATAAGGTTGGCAGTGTTTAAAGGCAGGTGTGGCATATGCGAATACAGACACATATGTGGCGGAAGCAGAGCGAGAGCGTTCGCAACGAGAGGAGATGTGCTAGACGAAGACCCAGCCTGCATATACAATCCAGGTAAACAGATACTAAATAGCTGAGCACTATAACCACCACTATCCTGCTCGCTTCTACTTAACCCAAGTAAACCTTAGAGCCACATCCTTCGGATCAGCTAACATTTTTTAGATAACAACTATATTAGTGATAGGATGTGTTTAGCTAGGGTTATTTCGTCGTCATAAGTCTTCATCAAAATATTGTAGGTTACCGCTTTAATGCCTAGGGACTCGATTTTCTCTTTTAGAGCCGAGTCGACTAGGTCGATTAGAAGGATGTCGATGAAGTCTTTATAGAGTTGCGCTACACCGTATGCTGACACCTCTACACCTAACGCCGACATAATTTTGTCCGCTGGCCCCTTTACAGGGGCGCCGCCTATGATTGGGCTGACTCCTAGGATGGTGGCTTCGGTTCTCTGTAAGGCTTCTCTAACGCCTTTGACTGAGAGGATTGTGCCGATGCTGACTATTGGGTTGCTTGGGCATATTATCACAGCTCTTGCTTCTAAGATCGACTCTAGAACCTTGGGTGCGGGTTTGGCTTCTTCTGCGCCTTCGAAGACCACGCCAAGCACTTTATCGCTGCACCCCCTTTTGACTAGATATTCTTGGAAGTGGATGGTGCCGATGTCGGTCTTAATCTTGGTTTGGAACCTGTCGTCTGTCATGGGGATTATTTGAGCGGTTACTCCGAGGCTACTTGCGATCTTAGATGTTACTTCAGAGAGCTTTAACCCCTGCTTCAGAAGATGGGTTCGGTGTATGTGTGTGGCGAGGTCTCGGTCGCCTAGATTAAACCACCCCTCGCAGCCAAGCTTCTTTAGCACGTCGAGGCAGTTGAATGTGTCTCCTTTAATTCCCCACCCCTTCTCCGGGTCTACTATTCCGGCGAGTGTGTAGGTGATTATGTCGATGTCTGGTGAGATGTGTAGCCCG of the Nitrososphaerota archaeon genome contains:
- a CDS encoding 2-phospho-L-lactate transferase, which translates into the protein MITALAGGVGAAKLLRGLSKVVSEDLTIIVNTGDDITLHGLHISPDIDIITYTLAGIVDPEKGWGIKGDTFNCLDVLKKLGCEGWFNLGDRDLATHIHRTHLLKQGLKLSEVTSKIASSLGVTAQIIPMTDDRFQTKIKTDIGTIHFQEYLVKRGCSDKVLGVVFEGAEEAKPAPKVLESILEARAVIICPSNPIVSIGTILSVKGVREALQRTEATILGVSPIIGGAPVKGPADKIMSALGVEVSAYGVAQLYKDFIDILLIDLVDSALKEKIESLGIKAVTYNILMKTYDDEITLAKHILSLI